GATGCGCAGTGACATGGATCAGCACTCCCTATGGTTCGATCACGCGTCGTGGCGAGGGTGAAACGTGGATGCCTGGGCCAGTTGGTCCCATAAGGCCCGCTCTTCTTCCGTGAGGGTCTTGGGGACCGCGATCATCACCCGAATCAGTTGATCGCCCTGGTCGGCCCCCTTGCCCAGGCCCTTGCCGCGCAACCGTAATTTTTGGCCGCTACCGGTGCCGGCGGGGATGGTCATTTCCACGGCCCCGGCGAGGGTCGGCACGCGAACCTTGGCACCCAACACCGCTTCCCAAGGGGCCAGGGGCAGATCGTAAACAACAGAATTTCCCTCCAGCTTGAATTTCGGGTGCGGAGCAATTTTGATCTTCAGGTACAGATCGCCGCTGGGGCCGCCGCGCATGCCCGGCGAGCCCTGCCCGGCCAGCCGGATGCGGGAGCCGTTCTTGATTCCTGCCGGAATGTTCACCTGCAGGGACTTGGTTTCCATGCGCGGCATGCCGTCCGGTCCGACCACCTGTTCCTGAAAGGAGATGGTCCTGCTCCCGCCGGAAAAAGCGTCTTCCAGGGGAAGCTCCATCCCGACCTCGACATCCCGGCCCCTGGTCTGGCGGGGACGGAACCCTCCGCCAAAGGGGTCGCCCTGAAAATTCTGTTCACCGCGAAATTGGCCTCCGAAGATGGTCTCGAAAAAGTCGCTGAAATCCCCGAATCCGCCCTCGAACTGGGGTCCTCCGGAAGTGCGGGAACCAAATCCGGGAGGCGGTTGGAAATTCTGGCCGTGCTGCCAGTTCGGTCCCAGGGAGTCGTACAGCTTGCGCTTTTCCGGATCCTTGAGCACCTCGTAGGCTTCATTGACCTCTTTGAATTTTTTTTCCGCCTCGGCATTGTCCGGATTCAGATCCGGATGGTACTTTCGGGCCATTTTTTTG
This is a stretch of genomic DNA from Desulfonatronum thioautotrophicum. It encodes these proteins:
- a CDS encoding DnaJ C-terminal domain-containing protein, producing the protein MSVSFKDYYQLLGVSKTASQDELSKAFKKMARKYHPDLNPDNAEAEKKFKEVNEAYEVLKDPEKRKLYDSLGPNWQHGQNFQPPPGFGSRTSGGPQFEGGFGDFSDFFETIFGGQFRGEQNFQGDPFGGGFRPRQTRGRDVEVGMELPLEDAFSGGSRTISFQEQVVGPDGMPRMETKSLQVNIPAGIKNGSRIRLAGQGSPGMRGGPSGDLYLKIKIAPHPKFKLEGNSVVYDLPLAPWEAVLGAKVRVPTLAGAVEMTIPAGTGSGQKLRLRGKGLGKGADQGDQLIRVMIAVPKTLTEEERALWDQLAQASTFHPRHDA